The proteins below are encoded in one region of Zerene cesonia ecotype Mississippi chromosome 26, Zerene_cesonia_1.1, whole genome shotgun sequence:
- the LOC119837094 gene encoding protein SYS1 homolog translates to MAKMSKIKKLTGSFRYTQWDPCLIISQIVAMQSVMYLSLSLLVAIMQDLTGSTRTLDHIFEYHEIHVKDNEGRSVILAFVLNAVIGAYLLWLLVGRTKLCLDFSCTYYGFHLLVCWLYNGMFPTTFSWWALNIACAAITCVAGEFLCLRTELQAIPLSNIGAKVDL, encoded by the exons ATGGCAAAAAtgtccaaaataaaaaagttgacCGGATCCTTTCGGTACACGCAATGGGATCCGTGCTTGATAATATCACAAATAGTGGCCATGCAAAGTGTGATGTATTTATCGTTGAGTCTTCTTGTCGCGATTATGCAGGACCTAACGGGATCAACGAGGACCCTCGAccatatatttgaatatcat GAAATCCATGTAAAAGACAACGAAGGGAGGTCTGTTATTTTGgcgtttgttttaaatgcagTTATTGGGGCATACTTATTGTGGTTGTTGGTGGGACGGACGAAACTGTGCTTGGATTTCAG TTGCACATACTACGGCTTCCATTTGCTCGTGTGTTGGCTGTATAACGGAATGTTCCCCACCACATTTTCCTGGTGGGCCTTGAACATAGCCTGTGCGGCGATCACATGCGTGGCCGGCGAGTTCTTGTGTCTCCGGACTGAACTGCAAGCTATACCGCTCAGCAATATTGGTGCGAAGGTGGACTTATGA